The DNA region AATACGCCCATCTACATGATAGAAATGTGTATGTAACTGTAAATACCCTCCTAAGGGACTCTGAACTTTCAGATGTTGCTGAATACCTCCAGGAGCTCTCCAGTGCAGGTGCAGACGCTGTGATCATACAGGACCCCGCACTCCTGGTTCTGAGGGATGAGTTATCCATTGACCTCCCATTCCATGCCTCAACCCAGATGACCATACACAACAGGGCGGGGATAAGATGGGCAGAGCAGATGGGCCTTGAGAGGGTTATACTTGCAAGGGAGCTCTCCATTGATGAAGTCAGTGCCCTTGCGGCTGAATCAGACGTGGAGCTTGAGGTTTTCATACATGGAGCCCTGTGCTACAGTTACTCTGGCCAGTGCCTTCTATCCTCATTTATAGGTGGTAGAAGCGGCAACAGGGGCCGGTGCGCCCAGCCATGCAGGAAGAGGTATGAACTCATCCAGTTAAAACCCTCAGAGAGGAGGGTGCCACTGAGGGAGGAGTACCTCCTATCCACAAGGGACATCTCAGCCTACATGCACCTTCAGGAACTGGTTGAAGCCGGAGTCCAATCCCTGAAGATAGAGGGGCGGATGAGGTCCCCTGAATACGTTGCCACCACAGTGAGCGTCTACAGAAGAGCCCTTGATGAGATAAAGAGTGGTGGGTGGAAGCCGTCAGAGAAGGAGTTTGATAAACTCAGGCTTACCTTCAACAGGACACTCACAGGAGGTCACCTCTTCAGGGAGGACTTCATGGGACGGGAATACCCTGGTGACAGGGGCCTCCCGGTGGGCCATGTTGAAAGGTACGAAGGTGGCAGGGCCCATATAAGGATAACCTCCCGTATAAAGCCAGAAGCCGGTGATGGCCTCTTTTTCCAGGGTACAGGTAAAGGAATGTATGTCCATGACCATAGATACGATGGCGGATTACTCTCCGTTCCTTCAGGACCTGTAAAAGAGGGTGCACTGGTTTACCTTACAGGGAGGAAGAGCCTCCAGAAATTCACTGAAAAACTCAGAAGATCATCTCCAGGAAAGTGCTGGGATATTGAACTGAAATTCACTGCAGATAAAGATGGTATGGTGGATCTAACCGCAGAATGGATGATGAATGGGTTGCGGCTAAGGGAATCAGTTGAAACACAGTTTGAGAGGGCCCTCAAAAGACCCCTCAATGAGGATACAATAAAGAATCACCTGCTGAGGGTCGGAGATAAACCCTTCAGACTTACCTTAACTGAATTCAGATACCCTGGGGGACTATTCTACCCCCTAAGTCGCCTCAACGCCCTCAGAAGGGAACTTCTGATGAGGGTCGAAAGAAGGATACTCAGAGAGAGAAGACCCCACTATCACCATCCCAAACCTGCATCTCATCACCCTGACAGGAGACTTCCAGAGGCCCCCTGTATATCAGTCTATGTTGAGGACCTCAAGGCAATGAAATCCGCCCTCAGGGCCGGTGCAGGTAGGGTTTACCTGGAACCCCAGGTTCATGGTGACTTCAGGATCTGTGATGATGATGACATCATCAGTGTTCTGGAGAGGGCCTCCGAGGTTTCATCCAGATACGGTGCTGAGGCTGTATGGAAGTGGCCTGACATAACCCATGACTGGCTCTTTGAAAGGCTCCTTGAAATTGAAGGGGACCTCTCCATGGACCTCATGGTGGGTGGTTACGGTATCCCTGACCTGATAAACTGTGATGTGAAGGTGTATGGATCACCCGCCCTCAACATTTTCAACAGCCGATCAGCGGCCCTCCTATCAGGCAAGTTCCACCTCCTGACCCTCTCACCTGAACTATCATGGAATGATCTCCAGAGGATTCAGGTCCCCGCTGAAATCATCGTGCATGGGAACCTTACCGCAATGGTGACCCGGGACAACCTCTGGAAACTTGCACCCCCTGACTTTGATACATCCACCGGTTCCAGGTGGGGGATCATGGACAGTAGGGGCGCTGTATTTCCCATAAATCAGCTGCTGGGCTGTGAAACGGTAATCATGAATTCAAGGGAGACCTGCCTCATTGACTTTTTACCCTCCCTTCCTGATGCAGGCTTCAGGAACTTCTCCATCGACTGCCGTATTCAATCCCCAGAGAGGACCAGGTTGCTTGTTGAATCATATGTGAGTGCCCTCGAATCACCCGAAAGGATACCTGATATCAAGGAGCGCATTGTAATGGAAAGTCCCGCAGGGGTAACGGCATCACACTTCAGGAGGGGTCTTGCGGAATAATGGGTCCTTACAGATGCCCACCTGGAATACTTTCCATGTGCACTCTGAATTCATATATATTCCAGTAACTCCACATAGTGGGCATGATGAAGTCCATCAATTCTGTCGGGGAAGCCCTCACAGATGTCAGCGGGATAGGGGAAAGGCTGGCGCAGAAGATAATAGACGAACTTGGGGGAGAAAAAGAGCTTTTAAAGGCGGTTGAAAACCTTGAAATTGATAGAATCGCATCAATTGAAGGTATAAGTCAGCGAAAGGCAATTGAAATAACCAGTAAGCTTCTGGGAAACCCTGTTCCCTCATTTCTGAAAACTGAAAGGGCATTTCAGATTTACCAGGAAATAGTTGAGACCATCAGTTTATATGCCCATACTGACTATGCCCGCAACAGACTAATGCTCCTCCACCCCTCAACGGATACTGATGCCATGAGGAGCCATATTGAAATGGTCATGGAATCAAAGAAAATGGTCTCTGAACTCCCTGTTGAAGATTTAAGGTATCTCCTGAAAAAAATTAAAAGGCCTGAAAACCCCCAGCCTCCATTCGATCCATCCAGGGCCATACTGGTGGAGACAAGAGAGGATTATGATCACATGATAGACATGGGCCTCAACCGTTACCATCCGGTGATAATGAACCCTGAGCAGGGCGAACTCGATGAATACGAACTGATAATCTATGTCTACTCCGAGGGAATTATTGACCTGGAGGACACATTCAACACGGTAATGGTCACAGCAGATTCAGAAAAACATGAGATTGTACCGGAGGATGTCCTCGGATATTTCAGGGCGAACATTGACCTCCTGCGTGGCGCCCTTAAAATCAAACGAATTCTGGGTATGAAAACCTGTCTTGATGAGGTCCTTGCAATAATGGATGAGCTGGGTAGCCTTGAAGAGGGAGAAGTTGACATTGATGAGGCCGTGAACTCTGTGAAGGCATGGGCTGATTCAGAATTAAGGAACCTCATAAAGGACATCGACCTTAAAGGCGAGGAGGTCCTGACCCTCCTCAATCAGGGTATGACCGGTAAACTGGAGAGGATATTCGATGATGTCCTCAAAAAGGCCTGTGAGATGATAAAG from Methanothermobacter sp. includes:
- a CDS encoding U32 family peptidase; translation: MEIPELLAPAGSPDSFRVAINAGADAVYLSGKDFGARHYAENFSLQEIHEAVEYAHLHDRNVYVTVNTLLRDSELSDVAEYLQELSSAGADAVIIQDPALLVLRDELSIDLPFHASTQMTIHNRAGIRWAEQMGLERVILARELSIDEVSALAAESDVELEVFIHGALCYSYSGQCLLSSFIGGRSGNRGRCAQPCRKRYELIQLKPSERRVPLREEYLLSTRDISAYMHLQELVEAGVQSLKIEGRMRSPEYVATTVSVYRRALDEIKSGGWKPSEKEFDKLRLTFNRTLTGGHLFREDFMGREYPGDRGLPVGHVERYEGGRAHIRITSRIKPEAGDGLFFQGTGKGMYVHDHRYDGGLLSVPSGPVKEGALVYLTGRKSLQKFTEKLRRSSPGKCWDIELKFTADKDGMVDLTAEWMMNGLRLRESVETQFERALKRPLNEDTIKNHLLRVGDKPFRLTLTEFRYPGGLFYPLSRLNALRRELLMRVERRILRERRPHYHHPKPASHHPDRRLPEAPCISVYVEDLKAMKSALRAGAGRVYLEPQVHGDFRICDDDDIISVLERASEVSSRYGAEAVWKWPDITHDWLFERLLEIEGDLSMDLMVGGYGIPDLINCDVKVYGSPALNIFNSRSAALLSGKFHLLTLSPELSWNDLQRIQVPAEIIVHGNLTAMVTRDNLWKLAPPDFDTSTGSRWGIMDSRGAVFPINQLLGCETVIMNSRETCLIDFLPSLPDAGFRNFSIDCRIQSPERTRLLVESYVSALESPERIPDIKERIVMESPAGVTASHFRRGLAE
- a CDS encoding endonuclease MutS2, which produces MMKSINSVGEALTDVSGIGERLAQKIIDELGGEKELLKAVENLEIDRIASIEGISQRKAIEITSKLLGNPVPSFLKTERAFQIYQEIVETISLYAHTDYARNRLMLLHPSTDTDAMRSHIEMVMESKKMVSELPVEDLRYLLKKIKRPENPQPPFDPSRAILVETREDYDHMIDMGLNRYHPVIMNPEQGELDEYELIIYVYSEGIIDLEDTFNTVMVTADSEKHEIVPEDVLGYFRANIDLLRGALKIKRILGMKTCLDEVLAIMDELGSLEEGEVDIDEAVNSVKAWADSELRNLIKDIDLKGEEVLTLLNQGMTGKLERIFDDVLKKACEMIKRKTGVEFDPFIKSYPLKIDHGELERVKRLESASRNIRRFERRVDAASRLSELREAVENEIRDLMEFDYRFALGLFAHDYGLVEPEFGDEIILRGALHLNLVGSEEPQQIDYKLGNPDNVVLLTGANSGGKTTLLETLAQVTMMAQMGLPVCALEAMVRPVEEIHFISKKRSLDAGAFESFIRTFTPVTMSGSSKLILLDELEAITELDAAVKIIATFIEFIMESESIAVIVTHMAREILKYVDVRVDGIEARGLDENYNLIVDRTPRINYLARSTPELIIRMIYEKSCDNERIVYRRILEKFQKNG